A part of Bacillus rossius redtenbacheri isolate Brsri chromosome 1, Brsri_v3, whole genome shotgun sequence genomic DNA contains:
- the LOC134527679 gene encoding uncharacterized protein LOC134527679 translates to MVTEDIAEVNIDNGEIDPDYEPIEEKSSSEDDVSVNVPRQRKAGLGEKEDNTQTIEAEVKKCRFSRARKREKCVNRNRGVSYTTLSGKVVKARVMKPLRDCRAECRKRLPEDIRESIFKEYWSLGSRDRRVAYVASLVDTMETKTSRKRAYNPDKEKFRMVTHTFHFKINGKREKVCRGCFMNTLDETQMFVTLAITNRSTSTSGITQQDNRGKTSPGNAISDERLDEVRRHIQSFPSYESHYTRRTNNKKYLPSFLDLNTMFSFYKESTSNPVGRTVYTREFKSLGLAFKAPKVDTCHRCDTLQMKVKLASGAEEEDIKQEISVHHAEADKAYLQKDLDKKTAKDDPSKRCFTFDLQQCLPTPFVQSSVSFYKRQLWTYNLTMHETSKPSVRCYMWHEGEGARGANQVATCVLRELSELPEDVTHIILYSDTCGGQNRNSHVAAMFLYLMQQKCNLQLVDHKFMVSGHSHMECDTDHALIEKQKKKLRFTVSHPHDWYQLVRTVGRKNKFEVVELNHQDFLNFAELYKTSLFLRKKDSSGEPFKWTEMRWLRYTQERRVIQFKNTLDEDAPFREICLKRRNRSPDELLHPKKCYNSTLAISKEKKKDLLELLPLIDTVFHSFYLNLKTTVDARDVLPDIEEFNE, encoded by the coding sequence ATGGTTACTGAAGACATTGCAGAAGTAAATATTGATAATGGAGAAATTGATCCAGATTATGAACCGATAGAAGAGAAAAGCTCAAGTGAAGATGATGTTTCCGTTAATGTTCCTCGCCAGAGGAAGGCTGGTCTCGGAGAAAAAGAAGACAATACACAAACAATTGAAGCTGAAGTGAAAAAATGTAGGTTTTCAAGAGCAAGAAAAAGAGAAAAGTGTGTAAACCGTAACAGAGGGGTGTCATACACAACTTTAAGCGGTAAAGTTGTCAAAGCTAGAGTAATGAAACCTCTTAGAGACTGTCGAGCAGAATGTAGAAAGAGACTTCCTGAAGACATaagagaaagtatttttaaagaatattggtcTCTTGGTAGTAGAGACAGGAGAGTAGCATATGTTGCCAGCCTTGTTGATACTATGGAAaccaaaacatcaagaaaaagAGCTTACAATCCTGATAAAGAGAAATTTAGAATGGTTACACATACGTTTCATTTTAAGATAAATGGGAAAAGAGAAAAAGTTTGTAGGGGATGTTTTATGAACACATTAGATGAGACACAAATGTTTGTAACTCTTGCAATCACCAACAGAAGTACCTCTACATCTGGTATCACACAGCAGGACAACAGGGGAAAAACATCACCTGGTAATGCAATTTCTGATGAACGACTGGATGAGGTTCGAAGGCATATACAATCATTCCCTTCTTACGAATCTCATTACACGCGAAGAACAAACAACAAGAAGTATCTTCCTTCTTTTCTGGATTTGAATACTATGTTCTCATTTTACAAAGAATCAACTTCTAATCCTGTGGGGCGTACTGTATATACTAGGGAGTTTAAGTCCTTGGGACTAGCCTTTAAAGCACCAAAAGTAGACACTTGTCATAGGTGTGACACATTACAAATGAAAGTGAAGCTAGCGAGTGGTGCAGAAGAAGAAGATATAAAACAGGAAATATCTGTGCATCATGCAGAAGCTGATAAAGCATACCTACAGAAAGATCTCGACAAgaaaactgctaaagatgatcCTAGCAAAAGGTGTTTTACGTTCGACTTACAACAATGTTTGCCCACACCTTTTGTTCAGTCGTCTGTGTCTTTTTACAAAAGACAGCTCTGGACGTATAATTTAACTATGCACGAAACTAGTAAACCATCTGTTCGTTGTTATATGTGGCATGAAGGCGAAGGTGCTCGTGGAGCAAATCAAGTTGCCACATGTGTATTGAGAGAGCTTTCTGAGTTACCTGAAGATGTAacgcacattattttatattcagatACATGTGGCGGCCAGAACCGTAACTCGCATGTAGCAGCAATGTTTCTGTATTTGATGCAACAGAAATGTAATCTTCAGTTGGTGGACCATAAATTTATGGTGAGTGGGCATAGTCATATGGAATGTGACACAGACCATGCACTTATAGAAAAGCAGAAGAAAAAACTGCGCTTCACTGTGTCACACCCCCATGACTGGTACCAGCTTGTCAGAACTGTTGGaaggaaaaacaaatttgaagttgTAGAACTTAATCATCAGGACTTCCTCAATTTTGCTGAGCTGTACAAAACTAGTCTCTTTCTTAGAAAGAAGGATAGTTCAGGAGAACCCTTCAAGTGGACTGAGATGAGATGGCTCAGATACACTCAAGAACGACGAGTGATTCAATTTAAGAACACACTTGATGAAGACGCACCTTTCAGAGAAATTTGTTTAAAACGACGGAACCGCAGTCCAGATGAGCTGTTACATCCAAAGAAATGTTATAACTCCACACTTGCCATTTCCAAAGAGAAAAAGAAGGATCTCTTGGAGCTGTTGCCATTGATAGACACAGTTTTTCACAGCTTTTATTTAAACTTGAAAACTACTGTGGATGCAAGAGATGTACTTCCTGATATAGAGGAATTCAATGAATGA